The Cohnella abietis genome has a segment encoding these proteins:
- a CDS encoding CgeB family protein: MRMRNHAILKNKERGLKDGYTSGWLDGWRLGACRGIDEHITKQTYPRNKARILYVPQGFEAIDQGVIAALQNEVTEVIVAPASEMKLQAAQFRPDAVLVMNGLHVFPMDHLEQIDEIRSMGIPTVIWFVDDPYVTDVTVKIAPRYDYVFTHERSCLELYRSLGCQEVHHLSLAAHFDIFKPMSVPQQYRTDICFIGIAFWNRVELFDQLAPYLQNKRVLIGGKLWDRMDNYSSVSRFVHDGWIEVPETAKYYNGAKIVINLHRTTEAGKDNLNGINWPAESINPRTFEMASCGTLQLTDMRSELPENYEIGSEIGVFNNAQHLIQQIDYYLTHEEERLKVAARAYRRTKRDHTFEARIRKLLEVIGL; this comes from the coding sequence ATGAGGATGCGGAACCATGCGATCTTAAAAAATAAGGAACGCGGACTTAAAGATGGTTACACAAGCGGGTGGCTGGATGGTTGGAGATTAGGCGCATGCAGAGGCATTGATGAGCATATCACCAAGCAAACCTACCCGCGTAATAAGGCACGTATCCTCTATGTTCCGCAAGGCTTCGAAGCGATTGATCAAGGTGTAATTGCCGCACTTCAGAATGAAGTTACTGAGGTTATCGTCGCTCCTGCCAGTGAAATGAAGCTTCAAGCTGCCCAATTCCGGCCGGATGCGGTGCTTGTGATGAATGGACTACACGTGTTCCCGATGGACCATCTCGAACAGATCGATGAAATTCGTAGTATGGGCATTCCTACAGTAATTTGGTTTGTAGATGATCCTTATGTAACAGATGTAACAGTAAAAATTGCACCAAGGTACGATTATGTGTTTACCCATGAACGATCTTGCCTAGAGTTGTACCGCTCGTTAGGCTGCCAAGAAGTACATCATTTATCGCTTGCGGCACATTTTGATATTTTCAAGCCTATGTCTGTGCCTCAGCAATATCGAACGGATATTTGTTTTATTGGAATTGCATTCTGGAACCGGGTTGAGCTGTTTGATCAGTTAGCCCCCTATTTGCAGAATAAACGGGTTCTCATCGGAGGAAAGCTCTGGGATCGGATGGACAATTATTCTTCAGTATCAAGATTTGTGCATGACGGATGGATTGAGGTTCCGGAGACGGCAAAGTATTACAATGGCGCCAAAATTGTCATTAATCTTCATCGCACGACAGAGGCTGGCAAGGATAATCTGAATGGAATTAACTGGCCGGCGGAATCCATAAACCCTCGCACGTTCGAGATGGCATCTTGCGGTACCTTGCAACTAACGGATATGCGCAGTGAGCTACCTGAAAATTATGAAATAGGATCAGAAATTGGAGTATTCAACAATGCACAGCACTTAATTCAGCAGATCGATTACTATTTAACCCACGAGGAGGAGCGTCTTAAGGTGGCGGCTAGAGCCTATCGCAGAACGAAAAGAGACCACACCTTCGAAGCTCGAATTAGAAAGCTACTAGAAGTTATCGGGCTTTAG